Proteins encoded in a region of the Candidatus Zixiibacteriota bacterium genome:
- the bshA gene encoding N-acetyl-alpha-D-glucosaminyl L-malate synthase BshA, producing the protein MPASDSASRPLKIAITCYPVPGGSGILATELGVRLAARGHEVHFISSALPYRLEQLNAALYFHQVVTPSYPLFEHAPYTLSLASKMIEVAQRETLDVLHVHYAIPHAVSGYLARQAMGPTAPRVLCTLHGTDITLVGSDRSFWEITRFAIDAVDGVTAVSRFLKDKTVSVFGTQRHIEVIRNFVDTSRFYPRAADLCRQRFADPGEKIVAHLSNFRPVKNVTGVVQMFAQASRTVPSRLLMIGDGPQTADATAVAQALGVADKVSFLGNREDIADILCAADAFLLPSHYEAFGLAALEAMACGVPVVASRVGGVPELIEDGKTGFLVDPDDYVGGSERLSAILTDKNLHESLRAGGLQHVRDNFTADAVVPLYEDMYRRLLRQ; encoded by the coding sequence ATGCCCGCCTCCGATTCAGCTTCCCGCCCGCTTAAGATCGCGATCACCTGCTATCCCGTGCCGGGCGGTTCGGGCATCCTCGCCACCGAACTGGGTGTCCGTTTGGCCGCGCGCGGCCACGAAGTCCACTTCATCAGCAGCGCGTTGCCGTACCGTCTCGAACAGCTCAATGCCGCGCTGTACTTTCATCAGGTGGTCACACCGAGCTACCCGCTGTTCGAGCACGCACCGTACACTCTGTCGCTGGCGTCGAAGATGATCGAGGTCGCCCAGCGTGAAACGCTGGACGTCCTCCATGTCCACTACGCGATTCCGCATGCCGTGTCCGGGTATCTCGCGCGGCAGGCGATGGGGCCGACGGCGCCGCGCGTGCTCTGCACGCTCCATGGCACCGATATCACGCTGGTCGGGTCGGACCGCTCGTTCTGGGAGATCACGCGGTTCGCCATCGACGCTGTCGATGGGGTGACCGCTGTATCCCGGTTCTTGAAGGATAAGACCGTCAGCGTCTTCGGCACGCAGCGTCACATCGAAGTCATCCGCAATTTCGTCGACACGTCACGCTTCTACCCGCGCGCGGCCGATTTATGCCGTCAACGGTTCGCCGATCCCGGCGAGAAAATCGTCGCGCACCTCTCGAATTTCCGTCCGGTCAAGAATGTAACCGGCGTGGTCCAGATGTTCGCCCAGGCGAGTCGGACCGTCCCCTCTCGGCTGCTCATGATCGGCGATGGGCCGCAGACCGCGGATGCGACCGCAGTGGCGCAGGCGCTCGGCGTTGCCGACAAGGTCTCGTTTCTGGGCAATCGTGAAGACATCGCCGACATACTCTGCGCCGCCGATGCCTTCCTGCTGCCGTCGCACTATGAGGCATTCGGATTGGCGGCTCTCGAAGCGATGGCGTGCGGCGTGCCGGTGGTTGCCTCGCGCGTCGGGGGTGTTCCCGAACTCATTGAGGATGGCAAGACCGGTTTCCTGGTCGACCCGGATGATTATGTCGGCGGCAGCGAACGTCTCTCCGCGATTCTGACAGACAAGAATCTCCATGAGTCGTTGCGGGCCGGCGGCCTGCAGCATGTCAGGGACAACTTCACCGCCGATGCGGTCGTGCCGCTGTATGAGGACATGTACCGGCGACTCCTGAGGCAATGA
- the bshB1 gene encoding bacillithiol biosynthesis deacetylase BshB1 → MTNEQNTTVDALALAAHRDDIEITCGGLLIKLADKGYRTGIVDFTAGEMGTRGSAAEREAEAVAAAQIMNVAHRENLNMPDARLDNTLENRLMVADVLRRLRPKLVILPHWEQRHPDHRVAGAIAYDACFLAGLKKLDLPGEPHRPHKILYTAFFRQPPYSFIIDITQQFERKNHAVAAYATQFGTREQGTREIYAPGISIYDLMDTEAQQLGRLIRKRHAEAYVIKEAMEVDDPLTMSVASI, encoded by the coding sequence ATGACCAACGAGCAGAACACCACCGTCGACGCATTGGCCCTGGCGGCGCACCGCGACGACATCGAAATCACCTGCGGCGGACTCTTAATCAAGCTGGCCGACAAGGGATACCGTACCGGCATCGTCGATTTCACGGCGGGGGAGATGGGCACACGCGGCAGCGCTGCCGAACGCGAGGCCGAGGCGGTTGCGGCAGCACAGATCATGAATGTCGCTCACCGAGAGAATCTCAACATGCCCGATGCCCGGCTCGACAATACGCTGGAGAATCGCCTGATGGTCGCCGACGTTCTTCGACGCCTGAGGCCGAAGTTGGTCATCCTTCCCCATTGGGAACAGCGCCATCCCGACCATCGTGTCGCGGGGGCGATCGCCTACGACGCCTGTTTCCTGGCCGGACTCAAGAAGCTCGATCTGCCCGGCGAACCGCACCGTCCCCACAAAATCCTCTACACGGCGTTCTTTCGTCAGCCGCCGTATTCGTTCATCATCGACATTACCCAGCAATTTGAGCGCAAGAATCACGCGGTGGCGGCCTACGCGACCCAATTCGGCACGCGCGAGCAGGGTACACGCGAAATCTATGCCCCGGGGATCAGCATCTATGATCTCATGGACACCGAGGCGCAGCAACTCGGACGGCTGATACGCAAACGCCACGCCGAGGCGTATGTGATCAAGGAAGCAATGGAAGTCGACGATCCGCTGACGATGAGCGTCGCGTCGATTTGA
- the selA gene encoding L-seryl-tRNA(Sec) selenium transferase: MSARPPSVEVLVSNERLADLVSQHGRPIITDHVRAVLSGVRRQQNSPTDWPNVDELIDAVRTRAETPFGLQRVINATGVLLHTNLGRAPWSRFMVDQIAERLAGYVTLEYDLESGTRGVRGATVEAGLAALAGAEGALIVNNNAAAVYLALTTLAWNREVVISRGELVQIGGGFRIPEVLARSGAVLHEVGTTNKTSLRDYEAACGPQTGLILKVHRSNFVQKGFVEEVSASDLAALGKRKSLPVVWDIGSGAVDGVDVPALSGEPTLRDAVASGVHLATGSGDKLLGGPQGGLILGESDLIKRLRADPLYRAFRPGKATLLALEYIVAAHRSGRAGQLIPLYQLAAVTAHELQRRAERLAAVANEFGWMSKAVTTNDTFGGGAAPEAVLPGWGLRLTGRASADALEARARAHTPPIVGTITDGALVFSLRTVLAGEDAEIEHFLQVASTR, translated from the coding sequence ATGTCTGCCCGCCCCCCCTCTGTCGAAGTGCTGGTTTCCAACGAGCGGCTTGCCGATCTCGTCAGTCAACACGGACGCCCGATCATCACAGACCACGTGCGCGCCGTCCTCTCCGGTGTGCGGCGGCAACAGAATTCCCCGACCGATTGGCCCAATGTTGATGAACTGATTGATGCTGTCCGGACGCGCGCCGAGACTCCATTCGGATTGCAGCGTGTCATCAATGCCACCGGCGTCCTGCTGCACACCAATCTCGGACGCGCACCGTGGAGCCGTTTCATGGTCGATCAGATTGCCGAACGTCTCGCCGGGTATGTCACGCTCGAATACGATCTCGAGAGCGGGACACGCGGCGTGCGTGGTGCGACAGTGGAAGCCGGGCTGGCCGCGTTGGCCGGTGCCGAGGGTGCGCTGATCGTAAATAACAATGCCGCGGCAGTGTATCTGGCACTCACGACCCTGGCCTGGAATCGCGAAGTCGTCATTTCGCGCGGTGAACTCGTGCAGATCGGCGGCGGATTTCGCATCCCTGAGGTGCTGGCGCGCAGCGGCGCCGTCCTGCACGAAGTCGGTACGACCAACAAGACTTCACTGCGCGACTACGAAGCCGCCTGTGGACCGCAGACCGGTTTGATTCTGAAGGTCCACCGGTCCAACTTCGTGCAGAAGGGTTTTGTGGAAGAGGTTTCTGCGTCCGATCTGGCCGCGCTGGGAAAGCGTAAGTCCCTCCCGGTCGTGTGGGATATCGGTTCGGGAGCCGTCGACGGCGTCGATGTTCCCGCTCTCTCCGGCGAACCGACGCTCCGCGATGCCGTGGCCAGTGGAGTGCATCTTGCGACCGGTTCGGGCGACAAATTGCTCGGCGGTCCCCAGGGAGGTCTGATCCTGGGGGAATCGGATTTGATCAAACGTCTCCGTGCCGACCCGCTCTATCGAGCATTTCGGCCGGGGAAGGCCACGTTGCTCGCGCTGGAATACATCGTAGCGGCGCACCGCAGCGGGCGCGCCGGGCAACTGATCCCGTTGTATCAGCTCGCGGCAGTGACGGCACACGAGCTGCAGCGCCGTGCCGAACGATTGGCCGCCGTCGCGAATGAATTCGGATGGATGTCGAAAGCGGTCACGACGAACGACACATTCGGCGGCGGCGCGGCCCCGGAAGCCGTGCTGCCGGGATGGGGACTTCGTCTTACGGGTCGAGCGTCGGCCGACGCCCTGGAGGCACGCGCGCGGGCACACACCCCGCCGATCGTCGGGACCATCACAGATGGCGCGCTTGTTTTCTCACTGCGCACGGTACTTGCCGGCGAGGACGCGGAAATCGAGCACTTCCTTCAGGTGGCATCGACCAGGTAA